DNA from Prosthecochloris marina:
AACTGTTACCACTGCAGCCGCAACCCGAGCTTCGAGGGAATCAATCCGGAACCGATACCGCGCTACATTGGTGATTTTGTCAATTTCTTCAAAGCAATAAGCGCTGATGTGGCCATCATTAACGATGGTGATGCCGACCGAATAGGGATGCTGGATGAAAACGGCTCGTTCATAGATTCACACAAGCTTTTCTCCATCATCCTCAAATACCTTGCAGAAGAAAAAAAGCAAGCTGGCGAGGTAGCCAAGACATTTGCCCTCACCGACATCATAGACAGGATTTGCAGGAAAAACAGCCTCCCCCTGCACCTCCTTCCGGTGGGATTCAAACATGTGAGTAAACTCATGACAACCCATGATATTCTTATGGGAGGTGAAGAATCGGGTGGCATAGGAATCACCTCGTATCTGCCGGAAAGAGACGGTATATTCATCGGCCTTCTCATGGTGGAAATCATGGCCATGAAAAACCAGAGTCTTTCCCAACTGGTCCAGGAACTCTTTAACGAGTATGGCCGCTTTTATTATAATCGAATCGACCTTCATATCGACGGAGAACAAAAAAAATCTATCATCTCCCGAGCCTCGAAAGGTGATCTAAAAACCATTGCCGGTTACAAGGTTGACGATTTCAATAATCTTGACGGTTATAAATACCATTTTGAAGGTGGATGGGTCTTGATACGACCCTCCGGTACAGAACCGGTTCTGCGATTGTATTGCGAAGCCGATTCTCCGGAAAAAGTTACAGCCGTTCTGCATTTTGCAGCCAATCTCGCCTGACATTTTTCTGCCGGTCATCTTCGGACCAGCCCTGTGAAACAGATGCTTTAACTTACACGGAATGGCATGACTGTGAGGTTCTGCAGGCGACAAAGCGGCAAACATCATGATCGATCAACCCGCCGTTGGTAATCGTAACGTTCAATTCGAAGCAGAAGATATCATGACACAAAACCCCTTACCGGAAAGAATCGTTATTTTTGATGGAGTATGCAACCTGTGTGAATTCTCGGTCAACTTCATCTATGAAAGAGACCGAACCGGAAAGTTTACTTTTACACCCTCGCAGTCACCTCTCGGCAAAATGCTCCTGCAGCAGCATCAGATAAACGCTGACAGTCTTGACACGGTTGTTCTGGTTACAAACAACAAGCTCTATTCACGCAGCACAGCTGCGCTGAAAATAGCATCCGAACTGGATCCTCCCTGGAATGGCCTTCAGCTATTTTCATTGATACCTTCAGCAATACGCGACCAACTCTATGCTTTCATCGCAAGAAACAGATATAAATGGTTCGGCAAAAAGGACAGCTGTATGATACCAACAGGGGAAATAAAGGCAAGATTTCTCGAACAACTGCCACCGGAATCCTGAATAACGCTCCTTTTTAATAGAGTTGCAACCTTTTTCAGAGCCCATGGAAAAAAGCAGCCAGATAATGAGCAATTTCAAAGACAGATTTTCGAATCACGCCTCAGCATACCGTCTTTATCGCCCACTCTACCCTGCTGCGCTTTTCGAGCACCTTGCTTCACTGGCACCGATGCGGGAAAGCGCCTGGGACTGCGCAACGGGAAATGGCCAGTCTGCAATCTGTCTCTCCAAATTCTTTAAACAGGTCTATGCTACCGATGCAAGCCGTGAACAAATAACCCATGCAATACAGAAGCCCAATATCATCTACTCCGTATCTCCGGCTCACTCAGCGCCATTACCTGACAACTCCGTTGACCTGGTAACTGTAGCGCAGGCAATCCACTGGTTTGACAACGAACGCTTTTACCGCGAAGTCTGCCGGGTTCTTAAAAAAGATGGAATTGTTGCCGCATGGGCATATCATCTCCCGACAATAGACCTGGAAATTGATGGCATCTTTCAAACCCTCTATTCCGAAATCCTGGGCCAATTCTGGGAAAAAGAGATCTCACACATTCTTTCGGAATACCGAGAACTTTATTTTCCTTTTACCATACTCCCCTCACCGTCTTTCAGTATGAAAACAAGCTGGTCTCTAGACCAATTGATCGGCTACCTTCAAACATGGTCTGCATTGGACCCTTACAGAGAACGGTATGGTAAAAACCCGGTCGAACGGATTGTTCCAAAACTGCTTTCAGCATGGGGGCATCCCTCATTATCAAGAAAGATAATCTGGCCGATCATTCTTAAAATCGGCAAAAAACTTCAAACCTGGTGATCGTTCAAAAAAACAGTTGCAGGCACAAGATTCTCTCGAAAAAAGCGTCCAACCCCCGGAACATTGTATGCGAAAATACAGAAAACCGTTACTCTGCAAAGTACTACCGCTCAAATCCTTCATTTTTGGAAAA
Protein-coding regions in this window:
- a CDS encoding phosphoglucomutase/phosphomannomutase family protein; translated protein: MQVKFGTDGWRAIIAKDFTFDNLKLATLATAAYFLDHPDCKNGVCVGYDTRFMSSEFATYTAEILSSCGLHVFLSDSFVPSPAVSLYCREKQLAGGIMITASHNPPIYNGFKVKASYGGSALPETIALIEKNLTGINPRKPIRPEKKLIEKADIISTYLNHIKKHINLDAISRSKRTIAHNAMFGAGQNIVTRLFDESAVNCYHCSRNPSFEGINPEPIPRYIGDFVNFFKAISADVAIINDGDADRIGMLDENGSFIDSHKLFSIILKYLAEEKKQAGEVAKTFALTDIIDRICRKNSLPLHLLPVGFKHVSKLMTTHDILMGGEESGGIGITSYLPERDGIFIGLLMVEIMAMKNQSLSQLVQELFNEYGRFYYNRIDLHIDGEQKKSIISRASKGDLKTIAGYKVDDFNNLDGYKYHFEGGWVLIRPSGTEPVLRLYCEADSPEKVTAVLHFAANLA
- a CDS encoding thiol-disulfide oxidoreductase DCC family protein — encoded protein: MIDQPAVGNRNVQFEAEDIMTQNPLPERIVIFDGVCNLCEFSVNFIYERDRTGKFTFTPSQSPLGKMLLQQHQINADSLDTVVLVTNNKLYSRSTAALKIASELDPPWNGLQLFSLIPSAIRDQLYAFIARNRYKWFGKKDSCMIPTGEIKARFLEQLPPES
- a CDS encoding class I SAM-dependent methyltransferase, producing MSNFKDRFSNHASAYRLYRPLYPAALFEHLASLAPMRESAWDCATGNGQSAICLSKFFKQVYATDASREQITHAIQKPNIIYSVSPAHSAPLPDNSVDLVTVAQAIHWFDNERFYREVCRVLKKDGIVAAWAYHLPTIDLEIDGIFQTLYSEILGQFWEKEISHILSEYRELYFPFTILPSPSFSMKTSWSLDQLIGYLQTWSALDPYRERYGKNPVERIVPKLLSAWGHPSLSRKIIWPIILKIGKKLQTW